Proteins from one Cryptomeria japonica chromosome 4, Sugi_1.0, whole genome shotgun sequence genomic window:
- the LOC131875396 gene encoding uncharacterized protein LOC131875396, whose translation MDAGISHSLSGVLQDYAQLISVEWIVWILLLISMTLQIVLVVLGARRYMSSCGIFHFVVWGAYISADAVAISALGTMMYSVRSGIYGIWAPVLLLHLGGPDAITAYSTADNELWLRHGFNMVYQVLVAVYVIYSSALEGHALVSAILLLVVGAAKYAERTLALWYASDFQIVMSCLPISKYIKEKNVVQDRGYVIMGEKQLHRMIEKEGGKSSMEGEDMEAGLQAASLEGRDIEIELEAPKEKGRDREAGLQAASLEGRNKEKGLEVPLLKGRGIVTVKDIRNANIKVGKDYNLCLSHALYKMYMRRFVSLYFDEGDWKETKAFWGEFSGEEAFRIAEMELKFIYDVLFSKGSGIAFSRFGIVMRLLNCILMGVAGFLIFRSQREAQWLVTYIVISVAVVVEVFQFCRILTSNWTRVLLICAHVDETAHTPFPNTVKWRRIKLMLIKTAVLALGKVQKFVGGDRYWSNGIHQSCLIRTCYNRSRFMWKMTKSIPKADNFIVSWHFDKVSAEEELINFIYNILKRKCSPESDSETCRDGIYNFEEDLLKEESEIKAIMASHENLEEVILIWHIATTICDTQRKSSEEIKNVRPSRILSRYCAYLLVSRPRLLPVHPAMAKITYMQLMEQLMGERYYGKNPAQLLHFKDSGVLGSGAELARELLKKGEDERWKLLAEYWGGLVIYMAAYNKATFHAECLACGGEFLSQVWVLLGHLGCGEQSDSAVRKKIERSMERERLELERLERERRERLERERLEREQQERLELKWEQLKQKRLQWERWEQLRCERLERERLEQLERLERERERLEREWLEIGKVGMVGTGEVGKGSLEVGRDTDTADIAGATGARGMGNCLGSFGINGSVRGSWKGCKSGIKRSYQSPGNRIGAKAPSEPSVPLGSKDLYGVKYEHF comes from the coding sequence ATGGACGCAGGAATTAGCCATTCACTGTCGGGTGTCTTGCAAGATTATGCGCAGCTGATTTCAGTGGAATGGATTGTATGGATTCTTCTACTCATTAGCATGACGTTGCAGATTGTTTTGGTTGTTCTTGGTGCGCGCAGATATATGAGTTCATGTGGAATTTTTCACTTTGTGGTGTGGGGAGCTTACATTTCTGCGGATGCTGTGGCCATATCTGCACTTGGAACCATGATGTATAGTGTTCGGAGTGGGATATATGGAATATGGGCTCCAGTGTTACTACTGCATTTGGGGGGACCTGATGCCATAACTGCCTATTCCACGGCTGATAATGAGCTATGGTTGAGACATGGATTCAATATGGTCTATCAAGTTTTAGTGGCAGTGTATGTTATTTATTCATCAGCATTGGAAGGCCACGCATTGGTTTCTGCCATCCTTCTGCTGGTTGTAGGAGCCGCCAAGTATGCAGAGAGGACGCTTGCTTTGTGGTACGCTAGCGATTTTCAAATTGTCATGTCATGTCTGCCAATTTCAAAATATATAAAGGAAAAAAATGTTGTACAAGATCGTGGGTATGTCATTATGGGAGAGAAGCAACTGCACAGAATGATCGAAAAAGAGGGAGGAAAATCTTCAATGGAAGGAGAAGATATGGAAGCAGGGCTCCAGGCGGCTTCACTGGAAGGAAGAGATATAGAAATAGAACTAGAGGCaccaaaagagaaaggaagagatagagaagcaGGGCTCCAGGCGGCTTCACTggaaggaagaaataaagaaaaagggcTAGAGGTGCCTCTATTGAAAGGAAGAGGGATAGTAACTGTTAAGGATATCAGGAACGCTAATATAAAAGTCGGTAAGGACTACAATCTCTGCCTTTCCCATGCGTTGTACAAAATGTATATGCGTAGGTttgtaagtttgtattttgatgaAGGGGATTGGAAGGAGACAAAAGCTTTCTGGGGTGAGTTTAGTGGAGAAGAAGCATTTAGAATTGCAGAGATGGAATTGAAATTCATATACGATGTGCTCTTCTCCAAGGGAAGCGGCATAGCCTTCAGTAGATTTGGGATAGTAATGCGCCTTCTGAACTGCATTCTCATGGGAGTGGCAGGGTTTCTGATATTTAGATCACAAAGAGAAGCACAGTGGCTGGTGACATACATTGTGATTTCAGTGGCTGTTGTGGTGGAGGTGTTTCAGTTCTGCCGAATTCTGACATCAAACTGGACACGTGTCCTCTTGATTTGTGCCCACGTTGACGAAACTGCACATACCCCCTTCCCGAACACTGTTAAGTGGCGCAGAATCAAGTTGATGTTGATAAAGACTGCAGTGCTTGCGCTGGGCAAGGTTCAGAAATTTGTTGGAGGAGATAGATACTGGAGCAATGGAATTCACCAGAGCTGTCTAATAAGGACTTGCTATAATAGGTCTCGTTTCATGTGGAAGATGACTAAATCCATCCCAAAGGCAGACAATTTTATTGTAAGCTGGCACTTCGACAAAGTGTCTGCCGAAGAGGAGCTTATAAACTTCATTTATAACATCCTAAAACGGAAGTGTTCTCCGGAGAGTGATAGCGAAACATGCAGAGATGGAATTTACAACTTTGAGGAGGATTTGCTCAAAGAGGAATCAGAAATCAAGGCTATCATGGCGTCGCACGAGAATCTGGAGGAGGTCATTCTGATATGGCATATAGCTACCACAATATGCGACACCCAAAGAAAATCATCCGAAGAGATCAAGAATGTACGGCCGAGTAGAATACTGTCGAGGTACTGTGCATACCTTCTAGTGTCACGTCCCCGTCTTTTGCCCGTCCACCCGGCTATGGCAAAGATTACATACATGCAACTTATGGAGCAACTtatgggggagagatattatggtaAAAACCCTGCACAACTGTTGCACTTCAAGGACAGCGGTGTACTTGGCTCTGGGGCAGAACTAGCCCGCGAGCTGCTAAAAAAAGGAGAAGATGAAAGGTGGAAGTTATTGGCGGAGTACTGGGGTGGATTGGTGATATACATGGCGGCGTACAATAAGGCAACGTTTCATGCGGAGTGCCTGGCTTGTGGAGGGGAATTTCTGAGTCAAGTGTGGGTTTTACTGGGTCATTTGGGATGTGGAGAACAGTCTGACTCTGCCGTAAGAAAGAAGATTGAGAGGTCCATGGAACGGGAACGGCTGGAACTGGAACGGCTGGAACGGGAAAGGCGGGAACGGCTGGAACGGGAACGGCTGGAACGGGAACAGCAGGAACGGCTGGAACTAAAATGGGAACAGCTGAAACAGAAACGGCTGCAATGGGAACGGTGGGAACAGCTGAGATGTGAAAGGCTGGAACGGGAACGGCTGGAACAGCTGGAACGGCTGGAACGGGAACGGGAACGGCTGGAACGGGAATGGCTGGAAATTGGAAAGGTTGGAATGGTTGGAACGGGAGAGGTTGGAAAGGGATCCCTTGAGGTTGGAAGGGATACGGATACGGCGGATATCGCGGGAGCAACGGGGGCTCGTGGAATGGGGAACTGCTTGGGGAGCTTCGGGATCAACGGGAGCGTCAGGGGTTCTTGGAAAGGATGCAAGAGCGGTATAAAGAGGAGCTACCAATCCCCTGGAAACAGAATTGGTGCAAAAGCACCAAGTGAACCAAGTGTACCTCTTGGTTCCAAGGACCTATATGGGGTCAAATATGAACATTTTTAA